Proteins found in one Plasmodium coatneyi strain Hackeri chromosome 10, complete sequence genomic segment:
- a CDS encoding 60S ribosomal protein L12, translated as MAKRPDPNEIKYVYIRQVGGEVGASSVLSPKLGPLGLSPKKIGDDIAKETQSWKGLKICVKLTIQNRQAKIEVVPTSASLVLKELNEAPRDRKKVKNIKHNGNLKIEQVYSIARTMKDKSRAKEFKGTVKEILGTCNSIGCTVDGKKPTTVQEMIDSGEIDVPDC; from the exons ATGGCCAAAAGACCAGATCCTAACGAGATAAAATATg TCTACATCCGACAGGTTGGAGGAGAAGTGGGAGCCTCGTCAGTGTTGTCCCCCAAGCTAGGTCCCCTTGGATTGTCCCCCAAGAAAATTGGTGACGATATAGCCAAAGAAACGCAATCATGGAAGGGGCTGAAAATCTGCGTAAAACTTACCATACAAAATAGGCAAGCCAAGATCGAAGTGGTGCCAACGTCAGCCTCCCTTGTGCTAAAAGAATTGAATGAAGCTCCCAgggatagaaaaaaagtgaaaaatattaaacacaacggaaatttaaaaattgagcAAGTGTACTCTATCGCAAGAACCATGAAGGATAAGTCGAGGGCCAAAGAATTCAAAGGAACTGTAAAAGAAATTTTAGGAACTTGCAACTCCATTGGTTGCACCGTCGATGGGAAGAAGCCAACCACCGTCCAAGAGATGATTGACTCCGGGGAGATCGATGTACCAGACTGTTAA
- a CDS encoding 60S ribosomal protein L8, whose translation MGRVIRGQRKGRGSIFKSHNHHRKGAAKLRHLDFCEKKGYIKGLIKDIIHDPGRGAPLAKIVFKKTEKYGKKEELMVATEGMFTGQYISCGIKAPLSVGNILPIGKMPEGTLICNLEHRTGNRGTLVKASGCYATVVGQSEDGKKTKVRLPSGAKKTIDSRARAMVGVVGAGGRIDKPILKAGVAHHKYRVKRNCWPKVRGVAMNPVDHPHGGGNHQHIGHPSTVSRSAPAGQKVGLIAARRTGLLRGAKKTKLVGKTED comes from the exons atgggaagagttATAAGAG GccagaggaaaggaagaggcTCGATTTTCAAGTCCCACAACCACCATCGAAAGGGAGCAGCCAAGCTGCGCCATTTGGACTTCTGCGAAAAGAAGGGATACATTAAGGGACTTATAAAGGACATTATCCATGACCCAGGAAGAGGAGCCCCCTTGGCAAAAATCgtctttaaaaaaacagagaaatatggaaagaaggaagaactgaTGGTAGCCACAGAAGGAATGTTCACCGGTCAGTACATTTCCTGTGGTATTAAAGCTCCCCTATCCGTCGGAAACATCCTACCCATAGGAAAAATGCCTGAAGGTACTTTAATATGCAATTTAGAGCACCGCACAGGAAATAGAGGAACGTTAGTAAAAGCATCTGGATGTTACGCCACGGTTGTTGGTCAATCGGAGGATGGAAAGAAGACCAAAGTTCGTTTACCTTCTGGTGCGAAAAAGACCATTGATTCTAGAGCTAGAGCTATGGTTGGTGTTGTGGgtgcaggaggaagaattgaCAAGCCAATTTTGAAGGCTGGTGTTGCTCACCACAAGTACAGAGTTAAACGTAACTGCTGGCCTAAAGTCAGAGGTGTTGCTATGAACCCAGTAGACCATCCTCATGGTGGTGGTAATCACCAACACATTGGTCATCCTTCCACCGTTTCGAGAAGCGCTCCAGCTGGACAGAAGGTTGGTCTCATTGCTGCTAGAAGAACTGGTTTGTTGAGAGGTGCCAAGAAGACCAAGCTGGTTGGCAAAACGGAGGATTAA